A single window of Micrococcaceae bacterium Sec5.1 DNA harbors:
- the ureC gene encoding urease subunit alpha, with amino-acid sequence MSFELPRRQYAELYGPTTGDAIRLADTELFLEIENDYTVYGEEVVFGGGKVIRDGMGQNGQATRSEDIPDTVITNVIVLDYTGIYKADVALKDGHIFKIGKAGNPQVMDGVDIVIGASTEIIAGERKILTAGGIDTHIHFISPEQVPTALCSGVTTMAGGGTGPAEGTKATTITPGSWHISRMLQAAEGLPINIGLFGKGHASAVEPLAEQIRAGAVGLKVHEDWGSTTSSIDMSLRVADEYDVQVAIHTDTLNECGFVEDTIKAIDGRVIHTFHTEGAGGGHAPDIIKIAGLPNVLPASTNPTLPYTKNTIEEHLDMLMVCHHLNPDIPEDVAFADSRIRAETIAAEDVLHDLGVFAITSSDSQAMGRVGEVIIRTWQVADAMKRQRGVLQDPSGAVHGSAGSDNFRLKRYIAKYTINPAIAQGMADVIGSVEEGKFADLVLWDPAFFGVKPELVIKGGQIAYALMGDSNASIPTPQPRTMRPMFATYGRALQQTSITFLSKAAIDAGVPAELGLERIIRPVTGIRNLRKADLKFNGETPDIVVDPETYKVTVDGVEATCEPSDVLPMAQRYHLF; translated from the coding sequence ATGAGCTTCGAGCTTCCCCGCCGGCAATATGCCGAGCTGTACGGCCCAACGACAGGTGACGCCATCCGGCTGGCAGACACCGAACTCTTCCTCGAAATCGAGAACGATTACACCGTCTACGGTGAGGAAGTGGTGTTCGGGGGCGGCAAAGTAATCCGCGACGGCATGGGCCAAAACGGCCAGGCGACGCGCTCCGAGGACATCCCTGACACGGTCATCACCAACGTCATCGTCCTGGACTACACAGGCATCTACAAAGCCGATGTCGCCCTCAAGGACGGCCACATTTTCAAGATCGGCAAAGCCGGCAACCCTCAGGTCATGGATGGCGTGGACATCGTGATCGGTGCCAGCACGGAGATCATCGCCGGCGAACGGAAAATCCTCACGGCTGGCGGCATCGACACCCACATCCACTTCATTTCCCCCGAACAGGTTCCCACTGCACTCTGCAGCGGCGTCACCACGATGGCCGGCGGCGGCACTGGACCGGCGGAAGGAACCAAGGCCACCACCATCACGCCCGGATCCTGGCATATCTCGCGGATGCTCCAGGCCGCGGAAGGGCTCCCCATCAACATCGGCTTGTTCGGCAAGGGCCACGCGTCCGCCGTCGAGCCCCTCGCAGAGCAGATCCGCGCGGGTGCCGTCGGGCTCAAAGTCCACGAGGACTGGGGTTCCACCACATCCTCCATCGATATGTCCCTGCGCGTGGCTGACGAATACGACGTCCAGGTAGCCATCCACACCGACACCCTCAACGAGTGCGGTTTCGTGGAAGACACCATCAAGGCGATCGACGGGCGGGTCATTCACACCTTCCACACCGAGGGCGCTGGCGGTGGCCACGCGCCGGACATCATCAAGATTGCCGGGCTGCCCAATGTACTTCCGGCCTCCACGAACCCCACGTTGCCGTACACAAAGAACACCATCGAAGAGCACCTGGACATGCTCATGGTCTGCCACCACCTCAACCCGGACATCCCGGAAGACGTGGCCTTCGCGGACTCCCGCATCCGTGCCGAAACCATCGCAGCCGAGGATGTCCTTCACGATCTCGGCGTCTTCGCCATCACGTCCTCGGACTCGCAGGCAATGGGCCGCGTAGGCGAGGTGATCATCCGGACCTGGCAGGTGGCCGATGCCATGAAGCGGCAACGCGGGGTTCTTCAGGATCCGTCTGGCGCTGTGCATGGTTCTGCCGGATCCGACAACTTCCGGCTCAAACGCTACATAGCCAAATACACCATCAACCCCGCCATCGCTCAGGGCATGGCGGACGTCATCGGCTCCGTGGAAGAAGGGAAATTCGCGGACCTGGTGCTGTGGGACCCCGCGTTCTTCGGAGTTAAGCCCGAGCTCGTCATCAAAGGCGGACAAATCGCCTACGCACTCATGGGCGACTCCAACGCCTCCATTCCCACACCGCAGCCTCGCACCATGAGGCCCATGTTCGCCACCTACGGGCGAGCCCTCCAACAGACGTCCATCACGTTCCTCTCCAAAGCCGCGATCGACGCCGGAGTGCCGGCCGAACTGGGACTCGAACGCATCATCCGGCCCGTCACCGGCATCAGGAACCTGCGCAAAGCCGACCTGAAATTCAACGGCGAAACCCCGGACATCGTCGTCGACCCCGAAACCTACAAAGTGACAGTGGACGGCGTCGAAGCCACCTGCGAACCCTCCGACGTGCTGCCCATGGCGCAGCGCTACCACCTCTTCTAA
- the ureE gene encoding urease accessory protein UreE, with protein MIIEKILGNLHEQPDAYAAHHKEKVVLPSALLVKRIQRVTTDHGKELGIRLPTGSGDLRDGDILAADDTNLIIISVLPTDVLVIAPRSIHEMGVVAHSLGNRHLQAQFFDSSSEYGAGVMVCQYDHTVEDYLKSVGVPYDRQERVMPVPFRHAEHSH; from the coding sequence ATGATTATCGAAAAAATCCTCGGCAACCTCCACGAACAGCCCGACGCCTATGCCGCCCACCACAAAGAAAAAGTCGTCCTCCCCAGCGCCCTGCTCGTCAAACGCATCCAACGCGTCACCACCGACCACGGCAAAGAACTCGGCATCCGACTCCCCACCGGATCCGGCGACCTGCGCGACGGCGACATCCTCGCCGCCGACGACACCAACCTCATCATCATCTCCGTGCTGCCCACCGACGTCCTCGTGATTGCTCCGCGCAGCATCCACGAAATGGGTGTCGTGGCACACTCGCTCGGCAACCGGCATCTGCAGGCGCAGTTCTTTGACTCTTCATCCGAGTACGGCGCTGGGGTCATGGTTTGTCAGTATGACCACACTGTGGAGGACTATCTGAAGAGCGTCGGCGTCCCCTACGACAGGCAAGAGCGGGTCATGCCGGTGCCTTTTCGCCATGCTGAGCATTCGCACTAA
- a CDS encoding urease accessory protein UreF, with amino-acid sequence MSAGYQLALQQLTDSALPTGAFAHSLGFESYIHRELVRDEGSFGRWLGVFVGQQLTYSDGLALRFLYEGVDVGLLDSVLSGQLLAREVREASLKMGGRLLEIGGEVFPSAELEAYRALVRRGECGGHQPLAFGVIAQSLGVPFKEALSAYLFATVTSLTQNAVRAIPLGQNAGQRILRHAHDAVATAVEVVAQLCWDDFGAVSPGLEISQMRHERQRARMFMS; translated from the coding sequence TTGAGTGCGGGATATCAGCTGGCTCTTCAGCAATTGACGGACTCTGCGTTGCCTACAGGGGCGTTTGCTCATTCTTTGGGGTTTGAGAGCTACATACATCGTGAGTTGGTTCGTGATGAGGGGTCGTTTGGGCGGTGGCTGGGGGTTTTTGTGGGGCAGCAGTTGACTTATTCGGATGGGTTGGCTTTGCGGTTCTTGTATGAGGGGGTGGATGTTGGTTTGTTGGATTCTGTTCTTTCTGGGCAGTTGTTGGCTCGGGAGGTTCGGGAGGCTTCCTTGAAGATGGGTGGGCGGCTTTTGGAGATTGGCGGGGAGGTGTTTCCTTCGGCGGAGTTGGAGGCGTATCGGGCGTTGGTTCGGCGGGGGGAGTGTGGGGGGCACCAGCCGTTGGCTTTTGGGGTGATTGCGCAGTCTTTGGGGGTTCCTTTTAAGGAGGCGCTTTCTGCGTATTTGTTTGCCACGGTTACTTCCCTGACGCAGAACGCCGTGCGCGCCATTCCGCTCGGGCAGAACGCCGGGCAACGGATACTTCGGCACGCGCACGACGCCGTTGCTACCGCCGTCGAGGTTGTAGCACAACTGTGCTGGGACGACTTTGGGGCCGTGAGCCCCGGACTTGAAATTTCACAAATGCGGCACGAGCGGCAACGCGCCCGCATGTTCATGAGCTAA
- the ureG gene encoding urease accessory protein UreG has protein sequence MSEPIKIGVGGPVGAGKTQLVERITRHMSGDISMAAITNDIYTIEDAKILAANGILPEDRIIGVETGGCPHTAIREDTSMNTAAIEELKARHPDLQVIFVESGGDNLSATFSPELVDFSIYIIDVAQGEKIPRKAGQGMIKSDLFIINKTDLAPHVGADLSVMERDSKEFRGNKPFCFTNLKTDEGLDAVLNWIRRDVLMLDLAS, from the coding sequence ATGTCTGAACCCATCAAAATCGGCGTTGGTGGACCCGTCGGGGCCGGCAAGACGCAACTCGTCGAGCGGATCACCCGGCACATGAGCGGCGACATCTCCATGGCCGCCATCACCAACGACATCTACACCATCGAAGACGCCAAAATCCTCGCGGCCAACGGCATCCTCCCCGAAGACCGCATCATCGGCGTCGAAACCGGAGGCTGCCCCCACACCGCAATCCGGGAAGACACTTCCATGAACACGGCAGCCATCGAAGAACTCAAAGCCCGGCACCCCGACCTACAAGTCATCTTCGTCGAATCCGGCGGCGACAACCTCTCAGCCACCTTCAGCCCCGAACTCGTCGACTTCTCCATCTACATCATCGACGTAGCGCAAGGCGAAAAAATCCCCAGAAAAGCCGGCCAAGGCATGATCAAATCCGACCTCTTCATCATCAACAAAACTGACCTCGCGCCTCACGTCGGAGCAGACCTCTCGGTCATGGAGCGGGACTCCAAGGAATTCCGCGGCAACAAGCCTTTCTGCTTCACGAATCTCAAAACCGACGAAGGGTTGGACGCCGTTCTGAACTGGATTCGGCGCGACGTCCTGATGCTTGATCTGGCCTCATGA
- a CDS encoding urease accessory protein UreD, with amino-acid sequence MSTHIVVPAGDVGPWGNVEPGAGLASAVGERDVRGRLELFVSVRGGRSVASRQFHEGALRVLRPHYLDESGQVCFVMVNPGGAYLGADLFLIDVEVQAGAELLLTTQSATKVYRTPGSFAEQRMRVRLGEGARLELLPDQLIAYREASYRQNSRISLHPTSSLVMAEVITPGWSPDGGVFRYEELRLRNEIQVETGGGSRLLVLDNLLIRPPLGDVTGMGFMEGFSHVGSLVVVDPRVNQELADELHHLTRDHDAYTGVSLTNSVGGTTGLVLRSLSNSTDELNNLLGACTSVLRERWYGQGPVNLRKY; translated from the coding sequence ATGAGCACGCACATAGTGGTCCCGGCCGGCGATGTTGGTCCTTGGGGGAACGTGGAGCCCGGCGCCGGGTTGGCTTCAGCAGTTGGGGAGCGGGACGTGCGGGGGCGGTTGGAGCTTTTTGTTAGTGTCCGGGGCGGGAGGTCTGTTGCTTCTCGGCAATTTCATGAGGGCGCTTTGAGAGTGTTGCGGCCGCATTATCTGGATGAGTCGGGGCAGGTTTGCTTTGTCATGGTTAATCCTGGCGGGGCGTATTTGGGGGCGGACTTGTTCCTTATTGATGTGGAGGTCCAGGCGGGGGCGGAGCTGCTGTTGACGACTCAGTCGGCCACGAAGGTGTATCGGACTCCGGGGTCCTTTGCTGAGCAGCGGATGCGTGTGCGGCTGGGGGAGGGGGCGCGGTTGGAGTTGTTGCCTGACCAGTTGATCGCCTACCGGGAGGCGAGTTATCGGCAGAATTCGCGCATTAGTCTCCACCCGACGTCGAGCCTTGTCATGGCTGAGGTCATTACGCCGGGGTGGTCGCCCGACGGCGGGGTGTTCCGGTATGAGGAGTTGCGGCTGCGCAATGAGATCCAGGTCGAGACCGGTGGGGGATCCCGGCTATTGGTCCTCGATAACCTCCTGATAAGGCCGCCGCTGGGTGATGTGACTGGGATGGGGTTCATGGAGGGCTTTAGTCATGTGGGGTCGTTGGTGGTTGTGGATCCGCGGGTAAATCAGGAGCTTGCCGACGAGCTGCACCACTTGACGCGGGACCATGATGCTTACACGGGCGTTTCATTGACCAATAGTGTTGGCGGTACTACTGGACTTGTGCTGAGATCGTTGTCCAACAGCACCGACGAACTCAATAATCTGCTGGGCGCCTGTACCTCAGTTCTCCGTGAACGTTGGTATGGTCAGGGACCCGTGAATCTGAGGAAGTATTGA
- a CDS encoding nickel transporter, protein MTALTGFAAIYRDREKLPLRTRLLFTFGAVAALHVAAVVLLLLGSAGAAQPLALGLVITAYVAGIKHSYDWDHIAAIDNSTRKFVAQHKDPVSVGFAFSLGHSSVVILAGLLVIAGATLIGQFMEDGTAGNKVLGLIGSGVSGLFLLAMGLFNGSALLRATQVYRSVQAGGRIHEDDLEAKGFVARLLTKPLSKVERPRNIYVIGFLFGLGFDTATTIGLLVITTTASLAGVSPLALMALPFAFTAAMTLCDSINGVAMMKMYKTAINDPQRKLGFNVVITGISAISALFISVITLGGFVNAAFELKDPLTTWLGEIDLGDAGLLLVALFVIAWAVSAWRGRVMRSPQPK, encoded by the coding sequence ATGACTGCGTTGACTGGGTTCGCCGCCATATACCGGGACCGGGAGAAGTTGCCGCTGCGCACCCGGCTACTTTTCACGTTCGGCGCGGTGGCTGCGCTGCACGTTGCCGCCGTCGTGCTGTTGCTGCTGGGTTCGGCGGGGGCGGCCCAGCCACTGGCGCTCGGCTTGGTGATCACCGCGTATGTGGCTGGAATCAAGCACAGCTACGACTGGGACCACATCGCTGCGATCGACAACTCCACGCGCAAGTTCGTGGCCCAGCACAAGGATCCGGTGAGTGTCGGGTTCGCCTTCAGCCTGGGCCATAGTTCCGTCGTGATCCTGGCAGGGCTCCTGGTGATAGCGGGCGCAACGCTGATAGGGCAATTCATGGAGGACGGCACGGCGGGCAACAAGGTACTGGGCTTGATCGGTAGTGGAGTGTCGGGGTTGTTCCTGCTGGCGATGGGGCTCTTCAACGGCTCCGCATTGCTCCGTGCCACGCAGGTGTACCGGAGCGTCCAGGCTGGCGGCCGGATCCACGAAGACGATCTCGAGGCGAAGGGATTTGTTGCCCGGTTGCTGACCAAGCCCCTGTCAAAAGTGGAGCGGCCACGGAATATCTACGTGATCGGGTTCCTCTTCGGCCTCGGCTTCGATACGGCCACCACCATCGGGCTGCTGGTTATCACCACGACGGCGTCACTCGCCGGAGTCTCGCCGCTCGCCTTGATGGCGCTTCCGTTCGCGTTCACCGCTGCCATGACACTGTGCGATTCCATCAACGGCGTGGCCATGATGAAAATGTACAAGACCGCCATCAACGACCCTCAGCGAAAGCTCGGCTTCAACGTGGTGATTACCGGCATCTCGGCTATCTCGGCGCTGTTCATCTCCGTGATCACGCTCGGAGGATTCGTCAACGCGGCGTTTGAACTCAAGGACCCGCTGACTACGTGGTTGGGAGAGATCGACCTTGGCGATGCAGGCCTGCTCCTGGTGGCCCTGTTCGTGATCGCGTGGGCTGTTTCCGCGTGGCGTGGCCGGGTGATGCGCTCGCCCCAGCCCAAGTAA
- a CDS encoding serine hydrolase domain-containing protein: MVESGPAADWARKQVDQGRVPVAVLGIASSHGISDVVAFGHDGDRQATTDDHFALFSVTKPISAMTVMRQVELGKLSLGNSLTDALPGFGAHRTDTVTLEHLLSHRSGIMDTQLDGGTPLREDLTTAEQAFYAGSLVQYCNVAFEGAAAMAEWADGRPFEEQVRSLAEDTGAKGLTFHTDCNPHTLRGAEEQGLDVEGMYKKKHPGAGLFGTATDLLNLGTELLRDSGKAVRPATLAAMRRPRTTGVSHISVRPKPLRHTGLGFQMPANESELIAQGIYGHPGWAGTEWWMFPEQDRCVVFLTNILDTPDLGVDTNELFNAVAAS; this comes from the coding sequence ATGGTGGAATCAGGTCCCGCTGCAGACTGGGCCCGCAAACAGGTGGACCAAGGCCGCGTGCCGGTGGCAGTGCTGGGAATCGCATCCAGCCACGGCATCTCCGACGTCGTTGCCTTTGGGCATGACGGCGACCGGCAGGCAACCACCGATGACCACTTTGCGCTGTTCTCAGTCACTAAACCCATCAGCGCGATGACGGTGATGCGCCAGGTTGAGCTGGGGAAATTGTCGCTCGGCAATTCATTGACGGACGCGCTCCCCGGCTTCGGCGCCCACCGCACGGACACCGTGACCCTCGAACACTTGTTGAGTCACCGGTCGGGAATCATGGATACACAGCTCGACGGCGGCACTCCCCTCCGCGAGGACCTCACCACGGCGGAGCAAGCCTTCTATGCTGGCTCGTTGGTCCAGTACTGCAATGTGGCTTTCGAGGGCGCAGCCGCCATGGCCGAATGGGCCGACGGCCGCCCGTTCGAAGAGCAGGTTCGTTCGCTGGCTGAGGACACCGGCGCGAAAGGCCTCACGTTCCACACGGACTGCAACCCGCACACACTCCGTGGCGCAGAAGAGCAAGGCCTGGACGTTGAAGGGATGTACAAAAAGAAGCATCCTGGCGCCGGGTTGTTCGGCACCGCCACGGATCTGCTCAATCTCGGCACCGAGTTGCTGCGCGATTCCGGCAAGGCAGTGCGGCCCGCCACGCTTGCGGCCATGCGCCGGCCAAGGACCACCGGGGTTTCGCACATCAGTGTCCGGCCCAAGCCTTTGCGGCACACGGGCCTCGGTTTCCAGATGCCAGCCAACGAATCCGAGCTGATTGCCCAAGGGATCTACGGTCACCCCGGGTGGGCGGGCACGGAATGGTGGATGTTCCCGGAGCAGGACCGGTGCGTCGTGTTCCTGACTAACATCCTGGACACCCCGGACCTTGGCGTGGACACGAATGAGCTCTTCAACGCGGTGGCTGCCTCCTGA
- a CDS encoding sigma-70 family RNA polymerase sigma factor, translated as MLSERELAFIAIHKNSYPSVFRFVRRRVESAEIAEEIAADVFRVVWQKWDDDSQPDIPYLLAVARNLVGNAYRSRDRQQALQEKLRTTAVERFGDDSENVVVQDAMARLRDQDRDILQLAYWDGLGCAEIARVLNCSESAAKVRLHRARGAFRKQMPAGVETTTHKMGV; from the coding sequence GTGCTTTCCGAGCGCGAACTGGCGTTTATCGCCATTCACAAAAACAGCTATCCGTCCGTTTTCAGATTTGTCCGCCGCAGGGTGGAATCGGCGGAAATTGCCGAAGAAATCGCGGCGGACGTTTTCCGGGTCGTGTGGCAAAAATGGGACGACGACTCCCAACCCGATATTCCATACCTGCTCGCTGTTGCGCGCAATCTGGTGGGCAACGCCTATAGGAGCCGTGACCGGCAGCAGGCACTGCAGGAAAAACTACGCACGACGGCGGTGGAGCGTTTCGGGGACGACTCCGAGAACGTCGTTGTACAGGATGCCATGGCCCGCCTCCGCGACCAGGACCGGGACATCCTCCAGCTGGCCTATTGGGATGGTTTGGGCTGTGCCGAAATCGCGCGGGTACTCAACTGCAGTGAATCAGCAGCCAAGGTCCGCTTGCACCGCGCACGTGGTGCTTTCCGGAAACAGATGCCTGCAGGTGTCGAAACGACTACACACAAGATGGGAGTCTGA
- a CDS encoding beta-propeller fold lactonase family protein — MGEHGMETAGTKKLIWTGSYTADRNGNGEGIGVVTLDTEGKLTSLGLAVAANSPSFLAIHPTLPVLYAVAEEGKMVRAYRRTGIAELEQMGEPWSAGEAACHVAADPQGRFIVVTCWGDGQVILYELDHDGAITSRTTAEAAVDPHQTGPTDEPRPSRAHSSLMLPDGRVMTTDLGHDLVRIWRFEPGKGLLPDHHVILPKGSGPRHMVRHPSGTVFIDTEYSIEVAAVRAEPQGVCELTAVVPASVNKAFDGDSAAEIAMSTDGRFVYVGVRGSNRICVLKVGGQGTDVTPLADVPSGGDWPRHHLVCDSWLLVAHEGSNDVLSYRLDPETGLPDGPVGRVETGSPSVLVPAG, encoded by the coding sequence ATGGGGGAACACGGCATGGAAACAGCAGGCACCAAAAAACTGATCTGGACGGGGTCCTACACAGCCGACAGGAACGGAAATGGCGAAGGCATCGGCGTCGTCACCCTGGATACAGAGGGGAAACTGACCTCCCTAGGCTTGGCTGTCGCAGCGAACTCGCCGTCCTTCCTCGCCATTCACCCAACGCTCCCAGTGCTCTATGCCGTGGCCGAGGAAGGCAAGATGGTACGGGCCTACCGCCGTACCGGCATCGCTGAACTGGAGCAAATGGGCGAGCCGTGGTCGGCGGGCGAAGCCGCTTGCCACGTCGCGGCGGATCCGCAGGGGCGATTCATTGTGGTCACCTGCTGGGGTGATGGCCAAGTGATTCTCTACGAACTGGACCACGACGGCGCCATCACGTCGCGGACCACTGCGGAAGCCGCCGTCGACCCCCATCAGACCGGACCAACCGACGAGCCGCGGCCCAGCCGCGCGCACTCCAGCCTCATGCTTCCCGACGGTCGCGTGATGACCACCGATCTCGGCCACGACCTTGTGCGGATTTGGCGGTTTGAGCCGGGCAAGGGCCTGTTGCCGGACCACCACGTGATCCTGCCCAAGGGCTCGGGCCCGCGGCACATGGTGCGGCATCCAAGCGGAACGGTATTCATCGACACGGAGTATTCGATTGAGGTTGCAGCTGTCAGGGCCGAACCGCAGGGAGTGTGCGAACTCACGGCCGTGGTCCCTGCCAGTGTCAACAAAGCGTTCGACGGCGACTCCGCCGCCGAGATTGCAATGTCCACTGACGGCCGGTTCGTCTATGTGGGAGTCCGGGGCTCCAACCGGATCTGCGTCCTGAAGGTGGGCGGCCAGGGCACGGACGTGACGCCCCTGGCCGATGTGCCAAGCGGGGGCGATTGGCCACGGCACCACCTGGTCTGCGACAGCTGGCTCCTGGTGGCACATGAAGGTTCCAACGACGTCCTGAGTTACAGGCTCGACCCCGAAACCGGCCTGCCCGACGGACCCGTGGGCAGGGTGGAGACGGGGTCCCCGAGCGTGCTGGTTCCGGCGGGTTAG
- a CDS encoding aldo/keto reductase — protein MTLAPLIELNDGYKIPQLGLGTWPLDDAQVADAVVEAVSHGYRHIDTAVKYGNEKGVGNGIRACGVDRGELFVTTKLDGGFQGSGKAVAGLDGSLERLGLDYVDLLLIHWPLPRRDEFVSTWKTFEELQASGKVRSIGVSNFKPSHLDRLFRETDVIPAVNQIQVSPAIPRPVAIAFNEQHGIVTESYSPLGASSDLLNAPVLGSIGSKHGKTPGQVVLRWHVQQGLVAIPKTSNPKRMQENLDVFDFELDQDDLRRLQTLDAGPDAGVDSDVQGH, from the coding sequence ATGACACTTGCCCCGCTCATTGAACTCAACGACGGCTACAAGATTCCGCAACTGGGGTTGGGTACATGGCCCCTGGATGATGCCCAGGTTGCTGACGCCGTCGTCGAAGCTGTTTCACACGGTTATCGGCACATTGATACGGCAGTCAAGTACGGCAATGAGAAGGGAGTCGGCAACGGAATCCGCGCCTGCGGGGTGGACCGGGGCGAGCTCTTTGTCACCACCAAGCTGGACGGCGGATTCCAGGGCTCAGGCAAGGCAGTGGCAGGGCTCGATGGCTCGCTGGAACGCCTCGGGCTGGACTACGTTGACCTGCTGCTGATCCACTGGCCGCTCCCCCGCCGCGACGAGTTCGTCTCCACGTGGAAGACGTTCGAGGAACTGCAGGCCTCAGGCAAGGTGCGTTCCATCGGCGTTTCCAATTTCAAGCCCTCGCACCTTGACCGGTTGTTCAGGGAAACGGATGTTATTCCAGCGGTCAACCAGATCCAGGTCAGTCCCGCCATCCCGCGTCCTGTTGCCATCGCGTTCAACGAGCAACACGGGATTGTCACGGAGTCCTACAGTCCACTTGGTGCCAGCAGCGATCTCCTCAATGCCCCGGTTCTGGGAAGCATCGGCAGCAAGCACGGAAAGACGCCCGGCCAGGTTGTTCTGCGTTGGCACGTCCAGCAGGGCCTGGTTGCCATCCCCAAGACTTCCAACCCGAAACGGATGCAGGAGAACCTTGACGTCTTCGACTTCGAGCTGGACCAGGATGACCTGAGAAGGTTACAAACCCTCGACGCCGGGCCTGATGCGGGCGTCGACTCGGACGTGCAGGGACACTAA
- a CDS encoding NAD-dependent epimerase/dehydratase family protein produces MSTLLPQADTVSPRNILFIGGTGVISAAAAERAVALGHRLTILNRGRSAGRPVPEGAEVLHADIRDTDAVREVLRGREYDAVADFISFTPAHARAGLEMFRGRTGQYVFISSASAYQKPPTTLPIRESTPLKNPFWKYSQDKIACEELFFEAYREQDFPVTVVRPSHTYDRTKIAMVGGWTDIHRMRAGMPVLVHGDGTSLWTLTHSRDFAKAFVGLLGRPQAVGESYTITSDEFLPWNQIYRLFARAAGVPEPELFHVSSETIAAHSKELGPNLLGDRSHSVVFDNSKIKALVPDYQATIPFADGAREIIDWHDQHPELQVVAEDFMELSDRLYEWSARRVAGR; encoded by the coding sequence GTGAGCACCCTCCTCCCACAAGCGGACACCGTCTCGCCGCGGAACATCCTGTTCATCGGCGGGACCGGGGTCATCAGCGCGGCGGCGGCTGAACGCGCCGTCGCGCTGGGCCACCGGCTGACCATCCTCAACAGGGGACGGTCAGCCGGGCGGCCGGTTCCTGAGGGTGCTGAAGTACTTCATGCGGACATCCGGGATACCGATGCTGTGCGGGAGGTACTTCGCGGAAGGGAGTACGACGCCGTTGCGGACTTCATCTCCTTCACACCGGCTCATGCGCGGGCTGGCCTGGAGATGTTCCGAGGGAGGACGGGCCAGTACGTTTTCATCAGTTCCGCCTCGGCGTATCAAAAGCCACCCACCACCTTACCCATCAGGGAATCGACTCCCCTAAAGAACCCGTTTTGGAAGTACTCGCAGGACAAGATTGCCTGCGAGGAGTTGTTCTTTGAGGCCTACCGCGAGCAGGACTTCCCGGTGACGGTGGTCCGGCCATCCCACACCTATGACCGGACGAAGATCGCCATGGTGGGTGGTTGGACTGACATTCACCGCATGCGCGCGGGAATGCCCGTGTTGGTTCATGGGGACGGGACCTCCCTGTGGACGCTGACCCATAGCCGTGATTTCGCCAAGGCCTTCGTTGGGCTCTTGGGAAGGCCGCAGGCTGTCGGTGAGAGCTACACCATTACTTCCGACGAGTTCCTGCCGTGGAACCAGATCTATCGTCTCTTCGCCCGGGCGGCTGGCGTTCCTGAACCTGAGCTGTTCCATGTTTCCTCTGAGACAATCGCCGCCCATAGCAAAGAGCTTGGCCCCAACCTCCTGGGTGACCGCTCGCACTCGGTGGTGTTCGATAACTCCAAGATCAAGGCACTGGTGCCGGACTACCAGGCAACCATCCCGTTCGCGGACGGCGCGAGGGAGATCATCGACTGGCACGATCAGCATCCGGAACTGCAGGTGGTGGCGGAAGACTTCATGGAGCTGAGCGATCGGCTCTATGAGTGGTCTGCTCGAAGAGTGGCGGGGCGGTAG